One window of Papaver somniferum cultivar HN1 chromosome 9, ASM357369v1, whole genome shotgun sequence genomic DNA carries:
- the LOC113309627 gene encoding E3 ubiquitin-protein ligase WAV3-like, whose translation MASKWRKAKIALGLNLCVYVPRTREEEEDVGSSTSSSIEVTRRFSNATSLSPSYSSGSRHSESRLLPPTTPTPSSSGLRLGKSGYRSSKKTCAICLATMKPGHGHALFTAECSHTFHFHCIASNVKHGNQVCPVCRAKWKEVPFQGPTADLPSGSGRINPGDWPGDDAWMTVLRRLPPRRANSNRQMASALQAPEPTIFNDDEALDNQQQLQDKNFPIREVGDQYSVRPLEIKMYPEVSAVQRSTTLQNFTVLINLKAPITSSRNNSSRNQANFPPVSQASRAPVDLVTVLDVSGSMAGTKIALLKRAMGFVIQNLGPSDRLSVIAFSSTARRIFPLRRMTDSGRQQALQAVNALISNGGTNIAEALKKAAKVMEERREKNPVGSIILLSDGQDTYSASGPDRGHSRPNHQSRLSISARNTGSSGFQIPVHAFGFGADHDAASMHSISENSGGTFSFIEAEGVIQDAFAQCIGGLLSVVVQDLRVSIECAYHGIHLNPLKAGSYGTRLLNHERTGIIDVGDLYADEERDFLVSVNLPAGDWSSEMTLLKVQCAYTDPVIKETLNSQPKEVRVQRPQTVKERVVSVEVDRQQNRVQAAEAMASASAAAEKGDLTNAVSILENCRRALSESISARVGDRLCVALDAELKEMQERMATRRMYEVSGRAYVLSGLSSHSWQRATARGDSTDNASLVHAYQTPSMVDMLTRSQTMLLGGSLPQPSVRPAKSFPLQPQPR comes from the exons ATGGCGAGTAAATGGAGAAAAGCCAAGATAGCACTCGGATTAAATCTATGTGTTTATGTACCtagaacaagagaagaagaagaagatgtaggaTCTTCTACTTCTTCATCAATAGAAGTTACTAGAAGGTTTTCTAATGCTACGTCACTCTCTCCTTCGTATTCTTCGGGTAGTAGACACTCTGAATCTAGATTATTAccaccaacaacaccaacaccttCGTCTTCTGGTCTTCGGTTAGGCAAATCTGGATATAGATCCTCAAAG AAGACCTGTGCTATATGTCTGGCCACCATGAAGCCTGGCCATGGTCATGCTCTTTTCACGGCAGAATGTTCACATACATTTCATTTTCATTGCATTGCCTCAAATGTGAAGCATGGGAACCAAGTTTGCCCTGTTTGCAGAGCAAAATGGAAGGAAGTTCCATTCCAAGGACCTACAGCAGATCTACCCAGTGGAAGTGGCAGAATTAACCCAGGAGACTGGCCTGGAGATGATGCTTGGATGACAGTATTACGGCGGCTCCCTCCTCGTCGTGCAAATTCCAATCGGCAAATGGCTTCTGCTTTACAGGCACCTGAGCCGACTATCTTTAATGACGATGAAGCTTTAGACAACCAACAGCAATTGCAAGATAAAAATTTCCCTATAAGAGAAGTTGGAGATCAATATTCCGTTAGACCTCTAGAGATCAAAATGTACCCTGAGGTCTCAGCTGTTCAGCGGTCAACTACCCTACAGAATTTCACTGTATTAATCAATCTTAAAGCCCCTATCACAAGTTCAAGAAATAATTCGAGCAGAAACCAGGCCAACTTCCCACCAGTCTCTCAAGCTTCTCGTGCTCCAGTTGATCTCGTAACCGTGCTCGATGTTAGTGGAAGCATGGCAGGCACCAAGATTGCATTGCTAAAACGTGCGATGGGTTTTGTGATACAGAATCTTGGTCCGTCAGATAGGTTGTCAGTTATTGCCTTCTCATCTACGGCACGCCGAATATTCCCTCTCCGTCGAATGACTGATTCTGGTAGACAACAGGCACTTCAAGCTGTTAACGCTCTAATATCAAATGGTGGAACTAACATTGCTGAAGCACTGAAGAAGGCTGCCAAAGTGATGGAAGAGCGCAGGGAAAAGAACCCTGTTGGCAGCATCATATTGTTATCAGATGGGCAGGATACATATAGTGCCAGTGGTCCTGATAGGGGCCACTCTAGGCCCAACCACCAGTCTCGTCTCTCAATTTCTGCGCGCAACACTGGCAGCTCAGGGTTTCAGATTCCAGTGCATGCATTTGGTTTTGGTGCAGACCACGACGCAGCCTCAATGCACTCAATTTCAGAAAATTCTGGTGGTACCTTTTCTTTTATAGAGGCTGAGGGTGTGATCCAGGATGCTTTCGCTCAGTGTATAGGTGGGCTCCTTAGTGTGGTTGTGCAGGATCTAAGAGTGAGTATTGAGTGTGCATACCATGGTATACATCTCAACCCGTTGAAAGCCGGAAGTTATGGAACCCGCCTGCTCAATCATGAACGAACAGGTATTATAGACGTTGGGGATCTGtatgcagatgaagagagagatttcCTGGTATCAGTCAATCTCCCCGCAGGTGATTGGAGCAGTGAGATGACATTGTTGAAAGTGCAGTGTGCCTATACGGATCCGGTTATTAAAGAAACCTTGAATTCCCAACCCAAAGAAGTAAGAGTACAGAGACCTCAAACTGTGAAGGAGAGAGTGGTTTCAGTTGAAGTTGACAGACAGCAAAACCGTGTTCAAGCAGCAGAGGCTATGGCCAGTGCGAGTGCTGCAGCTGAAAAAGGTGATTTAACTAATGCAGTTTCTATTCTTGAGAACTGTCGGAGGGCTTTATCAGAGAGTATATCGGCAAGAGTAGGCGATCGACTCTGTGTTGCATTAGATGCAGAGCTCAAAGAGATGCAGGAAAGAATGGCAACCAGGAGAATGTATGAAGTATCTGGCAGAGCATATGTTCTCTCAGGACTAAGTTCACATTCATGGCAAAGAGCAACAGCACGCGGTGACTCAACGGATAACGCAAGCTTAGTACATGCTTACCAGACACCGTCCATGGTTGACATGCTCACACGATCTCAAACCATGTTACTAGGTGGTTCATTACCTCAACCATCTGTGCGACCTGCGAAATCATTCCCCCTCCAACCTCAACCAAGGTAA